gttgttgttgataaCAGTTTCCTAACATGTTATTTCCAAGTAAGTtcacttattttatttgcCTTAAGATATCTATTgcgtcattttatttattttttagagacCATTAGAACTCGGTGCCGACGCCGTTATTTACTCGATAACAAAGTACATGAACGGTCACTCTGATGTTGTCATGGGCGCAGTTATTGTGCGGAGCGATGAACTCGAGAAAAGATTGCGCTTTATTCAAAATggttaattacttttttttattctattagtcATTGTTTTATTACGCGgctatttaaacatttttttaatgataactGATAAGCAGACTGTCTTAAAAATactagaataattaaataaaaataatattttattattataattttaaaataaagtaagagacccagtacctgaTCAGGAACTAGTCCTCGATCACTCATATCtactaaatatatctatacaaattgatgaattgatcgggtactaggtctcttatcttacaatttttttaatttttagcacTTGGAATTGTACCATCACCATTCGATTGTTCTCAAGTAAGTCGAAGTTTGAAGACCCTTGAAGTCAGGATGAAGCAGCATATGAAGAATGGACTAGCTGTTGGTAAATTTCTTGAAGCGCATCCTCATGTCACTCGAGTTTTTCATCCAcgtaagaaatattatttattatttatgatttatttaaaattaaatatttatttatttatttgtttaatgatCAATAGTTTTACCATCACATCCACAACATGAATTGTCTAAGAAACAAATGTCAGGACACAGCGGCATGGTATCATTTTATGTAGACGGCGactcaagtaaatttttaaaagcatTGAAAATATTCGTCGTCGCAGAATCGCTCGGTGGATATGAGTCTCTGGCTGAATTACCGTAAGTTTATTGACGAGTgtcataatatatatgtatatatatatgtattacttatttataatcACTTGACCTAATTAAACTCATTTTGTTATCTATTTTATTGGCTGTAATTAGATCAACAATGACACACGCCTCGTTGACCCAAGAAGCGAGAGACGAATTGGGTATCAACGATAAGCTGATTCGTCTGTCAGTTGGAATTGAGACTGAGAGCGACTTGATCGCTGACTTGGACCAAGCACTGAAAGCCAgtcaattatgaaaatataaatttttatcagtttcCGTGTCCCaaactcatatatttaatatttctgtCTGCATCACATTCATTCCAATAGttatcacttttttaaaaaaatattgttttatctatgactttaatttgtttaacGATTGGCGGTATCAGcaaagataaatttatcaaaaattttaatttaaagatctaggatttttgaatatttaaataaagataacgaacaagataaatttatattaattttaatcattgaaaaaatatatactcaGTTAcctaaatcttttaaaataatattttatcatcatcacaataaattatataaatatttaaagattttaatagtaaaattgttgtttattttttactccttATCTATTCAAAGCAGTCATATTATGGAGAGAAAAATTATGGCAACTGTTCTTTgtacgtttattaaatatcaaccCATGActttatggtaatcattacttGGATTTATAATTCCCATAACTTATggtaaaagttaataaatttctgGTGATGATGtccataatttatggtaatgattataGGAATCATCACTATAAtctcatgatcctgaagtttgcagactattaagaatttttgatttttttttcaacaacttgaaaaaaaaaaaagaaaaaaaaatgcacatgtagaaaattaaaaaaactgtaagtgcaattttttaaaatattttttttttaataatttatcgatttaaaaaatatctaaaaataatcagaagtctgctaatttcagtattatataatattatggtaatttttactgtaagttatgggaattattaccaaaattttatagaaattattcCAATATCGTATAGATAtgaattattaccataatttgtatgggtgaaatttttataattgatatttacaCAGTAAtaaggatttcttggcacaaaaaatttttactgtatttttatggttgataaattgaaaacaaaaattatcttgggtctagaaaaatttttttttggagcaaaaaaaaattttttgaggcgaggaaaaaaataaaagaaaattaggggtgtgcgaatattcgaatttacgaattattcatctcgaatcgaatcgaattattcgaatcaTTCAAATAGttcgaatttttcgaataatctGAATTCAaaccaaataataaactaactattaaattaaagaaGAATTCGTATTCGTCGTAATTATCgacatttttaacttctcgctaagaaaattgtaaatttcctaaaatttgggaagttattgcTTTCGgaccgattttcgaaaatcgaatttcaaaGACATCTTGCAGACTGTCTgacatgaaaaatttgaaaaaaattttgtcgtgtagcatgttttatttaat
This genomic interval from Microplitis mediator isolate UGA2020A chromosome 2, iyMicMedi2.1, whole genome shotgun sequence contains the following:
- the LOC130678665 gene encoding cystathionine gamma-lyase translates to MPTNTEEGFATKAIHAGQDPLQWNYCPVVGPLVMSTTFRQDGPAEHRGFEYGRSGNPTRNMLETTLAAIENGKHGLTFASGLGATTALAALLESGDHIVCVDDVYGGTSRYFRTCLSKNKIDISFADGNNIKNFTNAIKNNTKMVWIESPTNPLLKLIDIRAIVDAVKAVRSDIIVVVDNSFLTCYFQRPLELGADAVIYSITKYMNGHSDVVMGAVIVRSDELEKRLRFIQNALGIVPSPFDCSQVSRSLKTLEVRMKQHMKNGLAVGKFLEAHPHVTRVFHPLLPSHPQHELSKKQMSGHSGMVSFYVDGDSSKFLKALKIFVVAESLGGYESLAELPSTMTHASLTQEARDELGINDKLIRLSVGIETESDLIADLDQALKASQL